The DNA sequence GGCGACGGAGAGAAGACCGCCGCCCTGCTGGACCAGGAACTGTCGCGCCGCTTCGGACGCGACCACATCTTCCGTGCGTCGAAATCCATCGCCCCCGGCGAGACCTACCCGGACAAACTACGGGCCACGCTGCGGCGCAGTTCTCTCCTTCTTGCCATCGTGGGGCCGGGCTGGACGAATTTCCGGTCCCAGCTGCATGACCCGGAGGACTGGGTGCGCAAGGAGATCGAGGAGGCGTTCACCTGCGAACTCCCGGTCGTACCCATCCTGGACGGCCGGAAGACCGACCGGCTGCGCAAGGCGGACCTGCCGCCCGAGCTGGACCGGCTCGCCGATCTGCAGTCCATTCCGTTCGACACCCACGATACGGAGACCGGTGTCAGGCGCATCGGCGATCTGGTCGCCGATATGGTCCCCGGACTGCGCGACCTGTCCCGGGCCGACGCGTCGTCGGCCGTGTCGGATTCCGTGCACAACTCGATCGGGGACGTCAGCGGAACAGCGGTGCAGAGCCGTGACTTCACCGGAGATGTCGGCGGCACCATCGTGAAGGGGCCGCACGGTCCTGTCCACACGGGCAACGGCCACATCTACCAGAATTCCCGTCACGTTTCGGGTGACCGGCACTTCTCGGGCGACGGGATGACGTACTTCGAAGGCGACAACCACGGCAACGTCCAGCATCGGTTCGGTGAGCCGGATCGGCGCGAGGACGACAGCCGGTGAGCGTGCACGGCGGTACACAGGTCGGAAACTCCGGCGTGACGCACACCGGCCCCGGCGATATCCACGTGCATGTCGGCGACCAATTGCGGGACTCGGACAAACCGGCCTTCCGGCGGGTCGCCGAGGACCAGCTCCGTTGGCTGCGACGCGTACTGGTCGCTCCCTTCGGCATGGGCACGGCCCGCGCCGTGCTCGACGACACCGGCACGGTCATTCTGGACGGCGAGCCGGGCAGCGGACGGACTTCCGCCGCCCGCGTGCTCCTGCGCGAATACCACCGGGACGGTGGTGACTTCCACGAACTCTTGCCCGACGAAGAAGAAGACGAGTTATCCCTCCACGACCCCGCCCTCGTCGGGACCGGTGACCAGTTGCTGCTGGACCTGTCCGCCGCCGATGACCGTCAGTGGTCCGCGGTACGGACGGATCTCTCCGCGCTCCGCAAGACCGTCCACGAACGGCATGCGCACCTCGTCATCGTCATGCCGCACGGTGGCACCCTCGACCCCGACCTCCAGTACTACCGGGTGGAAATCAAGCGGCCCATCGGCTCCTACGTCCTCAAACGGCACCTCCGCATGCACGGTGTGCCACCGGAGCAGTACCTGCGGATCGACACCGACGACACCGGATTCCTGCTCGACGAAAGGCCGATGCGGGAAATCGCGGGCTTCGCCGACTTGATACGCCGCGCCCGTGAGTCCGCTCGACCGGGCGAAGGGTTCGCGGAGTGGTGCGCGACGGCCAAAAGCGCGTGGACCGGCCGGCGAAAGGAAATCGCGGCACTCGTCGCGGGACTGCGTGAGGCTCCTCAGCGGGCCCTCCTGCTCACCGTATCCATGCTGCACGGGGCGCACGCCGACGTCATCCACCATGCGACCCGGCTCTTGCTGCGCGCTCTCGACACCCCATCGGAAGAAATCCCGCTGATCCAGCACAGGGACCTCGCCGAGCGGCTCGCGGAGATCGCGGCGGAAACCGGGCCGGGCGGGCACGTGAGGTTCACGGAGCTCGACTACGACTCCGCCGTCCGCGCGCATTTCTGGGACCACATGCCCGATGTACGGCCGCACCTCGGCGCCTGGGCCGCGAACGTCGTGGAGATGAACGAGCCGCACGCCGGACTCGCCGTCCGAGACGGTCTGGTGGCCCGTCTCGCCGGCCAGTACCTACGGACCGGACGCGGCGACGGTCTGGCGTCCGTCGCCGAACAATGGAGTTCCGGGACACCCGGCAAGGCACGGCTGGAAGCCGCTGTCCACGCACTCACCTGCGCCCTCAACGACCCGGATCACGGCAGGGAGTTCCGCGAACGCATCTACCAGTGGTGCGCTCACCGGCGACTCAGGGGAGAGTTCGCACAGGTACTCGTCCGGATCTGCGCGGACGTCCTCGCGACCAGCCATCCGGATCAGGCCCTGCTCAGGCTGTACTACCTGGCCCGGCGCGAGCGCGGCACGACAAGCGCCCTACGGGCGTTGGGCGACCTGGCGGCCGGCAGCCGCCGGCTGGACCGAAGGCTGCTCGACCGCCTCGCGCGATCCGACCTCTCACCGCCCGACCTGGGCATCTTCCTGCGCACCTGCGACCCGGCACGGCTGACGGACTCCTCCGACACCCCCCGTGCGCTGGTGGAGGAGATCGGTGTACAGCGGTCCCTGACCACCTGCTGGCATGCGGTACTGGCCGGGCTGCCGCGGACGACGTGGCAGCCCCACGCGGAACACTGGCTCCTCCAGGCGGCCGAGGACACCGGACACCGAGGGGAACTCCTGCTCGACCTCGTGGTCAGCGCAGCGGACCGGTGCGGGGAAAGACGGGGTGAGGTGTTCGCCGCGCTGTACGCGAGCGCCCGCGCGGCCGAGCGCCTTTCTCCCGGAGATCCCACCCGCTCCGTCGAAACCACCGAACTGCTCCTTGACAAAATCGGCGTGGTCCAGGGCGTCGGGGGCCCGGCCACTCCGTCGCCCGCTTGAGCCAGGGGGAATCGATAGTGACGACCGGTCAAAGAACGACAACCGTCTTCCTCACCATTCTGTGCGGCCTTCTGCTGACCATTGCCGGACTGACGCAAAGGTGGCCCACATGGATGTGGCCGGCGCTGGCCGCGTTCCTCCTCATCGTCCCGGCGGCGGCCTTCCGGATCGCCTCCGTCCGCCGCGGTTCCGTGCCGGTCAGCTTCGAGGAACAGCTCACGGCCTCACCCGTGGAACGCACGGACTGCCAGGTCGGCCGCGTGGCCCTGCCCAGTCTCCGGGACGACTACGACTTCGTCTTCTCGGCGACCGTACGGTGGTACCTCGCCGACCCTGCCGGGAACGCCCCCGTCCTCAATCCGGCGGGACTCGCCGCCGAGGCGGTGCTGAACCGCGCCCGTGCCATCACCGAGAAACGGGAACCGGGCCAGGTCTCACTCGTTCAGCACGAGCTCAGCGGTGCCCTGAGTCGCATGTGCCCGGATCCCACCGGATATCTCGAGGCCATGGCGGAAAACGTCAGCCTCACCCTGCTCGACCAGGACCGGGAGCGTCTGGACCGGCTCGCCAAAGTACGCAAGGACAAGGCCGTCTGGGAGCACCAGCGCACCTACGAGCAGAGCAAGCGCCAATACCTGGGCGAGGACGTGCTCAAGGACACCGGCAGCGCGGTGGTCTGGTGGCTCGCCAAGAACGACGAGCACGTCGAAAAGACGGTGGCGGATCTCGCCCTGCTCGCCCGGCTGGCGTCCGCCGCCAACGACACCGACATTCCCGAGCGGCTCCAGAATCTCCTGGCGCAGTTGCCGGACGAGCGGCCCGCTCCCGAGTTCCCGGAGAGGATTCCCGCTCCCGTACCGGAGGAACGGTCGGCCGCGGATCACCTCTCGGAGTTCTTCGACGCCATGGGCTTCGCGGAAGGAGACGTCCGGCGGGCCATGCTGGCTCAACAGATCTCCCGCATCGTCAAGGAACAGAACCGCTACGAGACGGCCGAGGACCTGCTGCGCCGATTCGATCCGCCGGCGCCGTTCACACCGGACAACGGTGAGGAGCCCGACTCCCGCTCCGGCCCGCCGAATGCGCACACCGAGGCCCCGACCACCCAGGAGTAGACGATGGACAGGGAAGCGGCCGCTCTCGCGGCGTCAGGAGCGACCACCCTGGGTTCCCTCGTGGTCACCGGCTCCTGGACGCGCGCCCGCGCGTTGGCCGGCCGTTTCCTGGCGCGTACGGGCCCCAGCGGGATCCCGCCGGCACTCTCCACTCCCCGCATACCAGGACACGTCGGAGCCGAGGTTGATGGAATGGACCATTCCGTCCCATCCTTACCGTCATGCCTCACCGATCTCCCGGTCTCGACGCGTCGGTATCCGACGTGGGCGGCTACGCCTTCGACTGGGCGCTCGTGGACGTCGAGACCTCCGGACTCGTTCCCCGACGGGACCGCGTGCTGTCGATCGCGGTGGTGACGATCGGAGCGGACGGCGAACAGACCGAGGAGTTCTCCACTCTGCTGAACCCTGAGTGCGACCCCGGGCCCGTGCACGTACACGGGCTGACCGCCGAGCGGCTGCGCGGGGCTCCCACCTTCGAGCAGGTCGCCGAACGGATCGGGGCGCTGCTGCGGGGCCGGGTGCTGGTGGCCCACAACGCGCAGTTCGACTACGACTTCCTGGCCCACGAGTTCGCGCGGGCCCGCCTGCGTCTGCCGGTGACGCGGCGGCTGTGCACCCTCGCGCTCAACCGGCAGGTGGACCCGCCCACCGAGGACATGAAGCTGGGCACGCTGGCCGCCTACTACGGCATACCGCAGGCGCGAGCGCACGACGCCCTGGACGACACCCGGGTGCTCGCGGGGATCTTCCGTGCGACGCTGCGGGAGGCGGCCAGGCTGGATCTGCCCCTGCCGCTGGTGGCGTGTCCGCCCCGGCAGGACCCGCGGTTCGCGCCCAAGCCGCCGAAGACGCCGTGTGCGCACCGCAATCCGGGACGGCTGGAGCCGGGCAGCCCGCTCATCCAGGGGATGAAGATCGCCATCACCGGTGAGACCGCGACCTCTCGCGCCGAGTTGGCGGAACGGGCGGTGGCGGCCGGGCTGAACATGATGTCATCGGTCAGCCGGCACACCAGCGCGTTGGTCACCAACGACTCCACGTCCGGCTCGGCCAAGGCCCGGCGGGCCGTCGCCGAGGGTGTACCGGTGATCGACGAGCGCACCTTCCTCAAACTGCTCGGGGATGTACGGCCCGGGGTGCTCCATCAGGGGCCGGCGCCGAGGACCGACGCTTCCGTAGCGGAGGCCGCGCCCGCTCCGGTGCCGGTCCTCCCGCCTCAGCGTCCAGCGGAGCCCACACCGGACGCATCGGCCGCACCGGCCGCACCGGCCGCACCAGCGGAGAGGCCACTGGCCGGGCGGCGCGTGCTCGTCCTGGGTGGTGCGCACCCCGAGGCGGCCGCCGCCCGCGGCCGCGTCGTCGAACTGGGCGGTTCCGCCGCGATCAACCTGTCCCGCAGCGTCACCGACGCCGTCGTCCTGGCCGGCGGGGAGAACGACCGCCGTATGCGCCGGATCACCGAGTTGGGGCTCCCTGTCCGCGACGAGCAATGGCTCGACGACCCGGCGGTCGCGGCCGGTGTGCCAAAGCCGGGCACCGGGGCGGAGATGACGGTGGCCACGGAGGCGGCCGTCGAGCGGTCACAGGCCGCCCCGCACGTGCTGCCTCGTGGCGGAGTCGTCGATCTGCCCGCCCCGCCGACCGGAACTCCCGCACCCCAGTGGCACATCTCCGCGACCTGGGCGCAGCAGAAGCACTGCGAAGTCGATGTCGTCGCCTTCGTGCTGGACGAAGACGAACAGGTGCGCCTCGACGAGGACTTCGTGTTCTACGGCGCCCCGGAGAACCCCGGAGGAACGGTCCGGCTCCGTACTGACGGCCCGGCCGAACAGACATCGCCCTCGACCTCGCCTCGCTCCCGCCGGCCTCGCGGAAGGTCGTGGTCGCGGCCGCCATCGACGGGGACGTGGCCTTCGGGGACGTGGGCGCGGTCCAGGTGACCGCCGCGCCCGACGAGAGCGGAGCGGCGCTCGCGCGGACCACCCTGGACGCGGCGACCAGCGAGCGCACACTGCTCCTAGCCGAGATCTACCGCCGCGGTTCCGTCTGGCGCTTCCGTGCCGTCGGGCAGGGCTACGACCATGGACTCGCCGAGCTCGCCCGCGGCTACGGGGTCGAGGTCACCGGCTGAACAGGGGCTCTGCCCGCCGGCGCCAAGGAGGATGCGGCGTCTTGACCCCGCGGGGACCGGACCGGCAGGCCGTGGACGGCGTCGGCGAGTGCGCCGCCATCCCGCCGGACGGCGATTCCCAGACCCACCGCGGACATCGACGCCCAGGTCGCGGTCCTGCCCCCGAGCTCCGGAGGGCTCTGCTCACCTTGTCGCGCTGACCAGGTACCCCTGCGGAACTCCGGGCGTACCGCGTGGAACGTCCGGGAACGGCCACCGGCCGAATCGCGTACCGGCGGTACCCAGGCGGGTGACCTCCGCACGCCAGCCGCGTCGCGCGAACAGCTCCTCGGGAGCCTCGTCGCCGTACTTCCACGTCATGCCCCGGCTGCCGAACAGCTCGAGCATGGGTGCCATGGCGGGGCTTTCCAGAAGCGACCGGCCGACGAAATCCATCAATACGCGGCTGCCGGGGGCGGACAGGCTGGTGATGCGGTCCAGCAGGCCCAGAACCGCCTTCTCTTCGAGGTATTGGCTGAGGCCCTCAGCGACCCAGCAGACGGGCAGGTCCGTACGGAACCCCGCATCGAGCAGGGCCTTCGTCCATTCCTGAGCGAGGTCGGTGCCCACGGGCAGCCGTACCGGGCCCCCGCCGGGCACCTCGCCCAGGAGCCGGCCCTTGAGCTCCAGCAGATCCGGCCGGTCCAGCTCGTAGACGACCGTCTCCTCGGGCAGAGCGAGCCGGAGGGGCCGGCTGTCCATGCCCGCGGCCACCAGGGCGATCTGCCGGAGCCCGCCCGCGGAGGCGTCCAGCACCGCTTCGTCGAAGAAGCGGGTGCGCACGGGAACCGTCGGATTCTCCACCGACAACGATCCCTGGAACTCCATCAGGAGCTCTTCCCCGTCCGGCCCGGCCAGTCGCTCCGCCCATGGGTCGGCGAAGAGCCGGTCGGTCCGCTGCGACTCCCGGGCGCGCTCAGCTGCGGTGAGCCGGGCGGTCAGGGAAACCGGATCGAATAGTTCCGTCATGGTCGGTCCTCCTCGGTCGGACAATGGAACAAGGTTCATTGCGACGCCGACGCACCCACATGTAGCGTGCACCGGATGGACGGATGCGAACTCGACCGCGTCAACCGGCAATTGGTTCACGCACTTCAAGTCGACGGGCGCGCGCCCCTCAGCCGCATCGGGTCGGTCATCGGCGTTTCGGATCGGACTCTGGGACACCGGTACCGACGCCTCAGGGAGTTGCACGGCCTACGTGTGGTAGCGGTTCCGAACAGCCGGAACATCGGCGTCCGCGACTGGCTGGTGAGGATTCGCCAGGCCGGCGAGACGGTCCCCGCGCTGGCCGCGCAGTTGGCACGGCGTCAGGACGTGACCTGGGTGGGCATCGCCGCCGCGGGCACCGAAATCATGTGCATCGTCCACACGTTGATCGGTGAGGAGGACGCCGGCCTCTGGCGGGCCCTGCGTCAGGTTCCCCGAGCTGCCGTGATCACCACACAGTGCCTCCTGCAGCCCGTCGCCGGCGCCACGGGGTGGCAGGTCCGGACGGAAGCCCTCGATTCCGACGAGGTGTCCGCCTTGCGCCCGCACGCTGCCCATGATTCCGACGGCGAACGAGTCGAGCTTCAGGACGGCGATTGGCGGATGCTGCGCGCCCTGTCCAAGGACGGCCGCCTCGGCTTCTCCCGGCTCGCGGAGGTCACCGGCTGGTCGGAGGCGAGCGCCCGCCGCCGGCTGGCAACGCTCCGGCACTCGGACGCCGTACGGTTCACCGTCGAGATCGCTCCCGCGCTCTTCGGTTACGAGGTCGAAGCCATGGTCTGGCTGAAAGTGACGCCCATGCTGCTGTCCGAGACCTCCGCGGCTCTCGCCCGCCATCCTGAGGTCGCGTTCGCGGCCCATGTGACCGGGGACAGCAACCTCATGGCCATGGTGATGTGCCGGGACACCCAGGGGCTGTCGCACTACATGCTCCAGCAGATCAGCCTGCTGCCGGGCGTCCTCGGCGCCGAAGCCCAAATCGTCGTCCGCCGGACCAAACGTGCCGGATCCCCGCCGCCCGCACTGACGACGACGGCTGCCCGCCGGCATGTCGACACCCATGCCATGCTCCGCGGCATGAGCACCACTTCGCCCGTCGCAGCGGCAAGCCCCCGCTTCCGCACAGATGCCATCGAACATGCAAACCCCTCGTAAAGGTGCGTCCCGACGAGAGGCTTGCACACGAGTCGGCGGAAGGCACGTGAGTCCGACGCGGCCGACGTTTCCCGACGCCGAACCCGCGAACGGCGACGGATCCACTCATGAGCGGGCAAGCAACGGCGCCCTCCCCGGGAGAGGAGGGCGCCGGAGCGACAGTTACTCCACCGCTTCAAAGAGCACGAACAGACCGGCAGGTCGGGGGCCTTACGCAACCCGCTTCAGGATCGCCACGCACTCCACGTGATGCGTCACCGGGAACAGGTCGAACGCCCGCAGCGTCGCCGGCCGGTAGCCCTCCTCCTCGAAGTACTTCAGGTCGCGGGCGAGGGCGGCCGGGTCGCAGGCGACGTAGGCGATGCGGCGGGCGCCCAGGCCGGACAGGTGGCGGACCGTGGCGCGGCCGGCGCCGGCGCGTGGGGGGTCGAGGACGATGATGTCGGCGCTGTCGATGCGGGTGCGCGGGAGGACGTCCTCGACCTTGCCCTGTTCGATGCGGACGCGGTCGAGGTCCTGGAGGTTGTGGCGGGCGTCCTCGACGGCGCGCTTGGAGGATTCGATGCCGAGGACGGCGCCCTTGTCGCCGACGCGCTCGGCGAGGGCGCCGGCGAAGAGGCCGACGCCGCAGTAGAGGTCGAGGGCCATGTCGCCCTTGCGCGGCATGAGGCCCTGCATGACGGCCTTGACGAGGGTGTCGGCGGCCTGCGGGTGGACCTGCCAGAAGCCGCCCTCGCCGACGCGGTAGGTGCGGCCGTCGGCGCGCTCGCGGACGAAGGGGCGGCCGTGGACGCGGTGGATGCGCTGGTCCTTCTCCCCTACGCGCATCACCGAGACCGGCTTGTCGAGTTCGACGATCGGGAGGCGGCCGCCCGGCTTCGGGGTGAGGACGACCTGGCGGTCGGCGGAGCCGGAGGCGGCGATGGCG is a window from the Streptomyces mobaraensis genome containing:
- a CDS encoding toll/interleukin-1 receptor domain-containing protein, which produces MHEVFINYRTGDGEKTAALLDQELSRRFGRDHIFRASKSIAPGETYPDKLRATLRRSSLLLAIVGPGWTNFRSQLHDPEDWVRKEIEEAFTCELPVVPILDGRKTDRLRKADLPPELDRLADLQSIPFDTHDTETGVRRIGDLVADMVPGLRDLSRADASSAVSDSVHNSIGDVSGTAVQSRDFTGDVGGTIVKGPHGPVHTGNGHIYQNSRHVSGDRHFSGDGMTYFEGDNHGNVQHRFGEPDRREDDSR
- a CDS encoding exonuclease domain-containing protein — encoded protein: MPHRSPGLDASVSDVGGYAFDWALVDVETSGLVPRRDRVLSIAVVTIGADGEQTEEFSTLLNPECDPGPVHVHGLTAERLRGAPTFEQVAERIGALLRGRVLVAHNAQFDYDFLAHEFARARLRLPVTRRLCTLALNRQVDPPTEDMKLGTLAAYYGIPQARAHDALDDTRVLAGIFRATLREAARLDLPLPLVACPPRQDPRFAPKPPKTPCAHRNPGRLEPGSPLIQGMKIAITGETATSRAELAERAVAAGLNMMSSVSRHTSALVTNDSTSGSAKARRAVAEGVPVIDERTFLKLLGDVRPGVLHQGPAPRTDASVAEAAPAPVPVLPPQRPAEPTPDASAAPAAPAAPAERPLAGRRVLVLGGAHPEAAAARGRVVELGGSAAINLSRSVTDAVVLAGGENDRRMRRITELGLPVRDEQWLDDPAVAAGVPKPGTGAEMTVATEAAVERSQAAPHVLPRGGVVDLPAPPTGTPAPQWHISATWAQQKHCEVDVVAFVLDEDEQVRLDEDFVFYGAPENPGGTVRLRTDGPAEQTSPSTSPRSRRPRGRSWSRPPSTGTWPSGTWARSR
- a CDS encoding TerD family protein; this translates as MVAAAIDGDVAFGDVGAVQVTAAPDESGAALARTTLDAATSERTLLLAEIYRRGSVWRFRAVGQGYDHGLAELARGYGVEVTG
- a CDS encoding SAM-dependent methyltransferase, whose translation is MTELFDPVSLTARLTAAERARESQRTDRLFADPWAERLAGPDGEELLMEFQGSLSVENPTVPVRTRFFDEAVLDASAGGLRQIALVAAGMDSRPLRLALPEETVVYELDRPDLLELKGRLLGEVPGGGPVRLPVGTDLAQEWTKALLDAGFRTDLPVCWVAEGLSQYLEEKAVLGLLDRITSLSAPGSRVLMDFVGRSLLESPAMAPMLELFGSRGMTWKYGDEAPEELFARRGWRAEVTRLGTAGTRFGRWPFPDVPRGTPGVPQGYLVSATR
- a CDS encoding Lrp/AsnC family transcriptional regulator, producing the protein MDGCELDRVNRQLVHALQVDGRAPLSRIGSVIGVSDRTLGHRYRRLRELHGLRVVAVPNSRNIGVRDWLVRIRQAGETVPALAAQLARRQDVTWVGIAAAGTEIMCIVHTLIGEEDAGLWRALRQVPRAAVITTQCLLQPVAGATGWQVRTEALDSDEVSALRPHAAHDSDGERVELQDGDWRMLRALSKDGRLGFSRLAEVTGWSEASARRRLATLRHSDAVRFTVEIAPALFGYEVEAMVWLKVTPMLLSETSAALARHPEVAFAAHVTGDSNLMAMVMCRDTQGLSHYMLQQISLLPGVLGAEAQIVVRRTKRAGSPPPALTTTAARRHVDTHAMLRGMSTTSPVAAASPRFRTDAIEHANPS
- a CDS encoding class I SAM-dependent RNA methyltransferase, with the protein product MQTEPTKSLVGEEYEVEVGPVAHGGHCVARTEAGRVLFVRHTLPGERVIARITEGEETSRFLRADAVEILEASKDRVPAPCPFSGPGKCGGCDWQHVKPGAQRRLKGEVIAEQLRRLAGLTPEEAGWDGTVAPAEGDKVPAGQVPAWRTRVQYAIDAEGHAGLRKHRSHEVQPIDHCLIAAPGVSELGIEKREWPQIASVDAIAASGSADRQVVLTPKPGGRLPIVELDKPVSVMRVGEKDQRIHRVHGRPFVRERADGRTYRVGEGGFWQVHPQAADTLVKAVMQGLMPRKGDMALDLYCGVGLFAGALAERVGDKGAVLGIESSKRAVEDARHNLQDLDRVRIEQGKVEDVLPRTRIDSADIIVLDPPRAGAGRATVRHLSGLGARRIAYVACDPAALARDLKYFEEEGYRPATLRAFDLFPVTHHVECVAILKRVA